GTCGGTGGATGGCGCGCCGGCGGCCGGTGATCTGGTGGACGTCTGCACCGCGTCGGGCCGGTTCGTCGGGCGGGGCTTCTTCAATCCGCACTCGAAAATACGCGTCCGCCTGCTGACCGGACAAACCGAGCCGATTGACAAAGCATTCTGGGCCGCACGCATCGCGGAGGCAGCGGCCCTGCGCCGTCGCATCGTGGCCGACACAACGGCCTACCGGCTGATCCACGGAGAGAGCGATCTGCTGCCGGGGTTGATCGTGGATTGCTACGGGGACGTGCTGGTCATGCAGGCCCTCTCGTTCGGCATGGACCGGCGGCAGGAACTGCTAGCCGATCTACTGTTGGCAGAAACCGGCGCCCGCGCGGTCTATCTGCGCAATGACGTTCATGCGCGCTCGCTTGAAGGCCTGCCGGAAGGAACAGGATTTCTGCGCGGCGGCGGCCTAACGACAATCGACATTCAAGAAGGCCCGGCGTGGTTCACGGTGGACATCGAACGCGGACAGAAGACCGGCTGGTTCTGCGACCAGCGGGAAAACCGGCTCGCAGTGGCGTCGTTGGCCGAAGGCGCCACGGTACTGGAAGCCTTCTGCCACACCGGCGCTTTCGGCATC
Above is a genomic segment from Nitrospira sp. containing:
- a CDS encoding class I SAM-dependent rRNA methyltransferase — translated: MTIPTKQVSGRVCLVRGRERTLPPGYLWLYAGLIESVDGAPAAGDLVDVCTASGRFVGRGFFNPHSKIRVRLLTGQTEPIDKAFWAARIAEAAALRRRIVADTTAYRLIHGESDLLPGLIVDCYGDVLVMQALSFGMDRRQELLADLLLAETGARAVYLRNDVHARSLEGLPEGTGFLRGGGLTTIDIQEGPAWFTVDIERGQKTGWFCDQRENRLAVASLAEGATVLEAFCHTGAFGIHAALRGAVSVLGLDVSGEVITKARAHAERNGMAGRCDYRQADAFDELRRLERKGDRFNLVILDPPSFARTKQSVPQALAGYKQINLRALKLVKPRGFLATCSCSHHVSEDAFWQMVQEAAHDAKRTLRLIERRSQARDHPVLAAMPETRYLKCVIVQVW